In the genome of Pseudarthrobacter sp. IC2-21, one region contains:
- a CDS encoding amino acid permease codes for MSTKDISQSIMRRKPIDDIEEENKHSGLFKSLGLWQLTAIGVGGIIGVGIFSLAGLVAAGSKDTPGVGPAVLISFLVAGLASAAAALSYAEFAGMIPRAGSAYTYGYVALGEVIGWFIGWDLLLEYIAIVAVVAIGISGYFDAFLSGIGIHMPVWMTSTPDEGKGGIVNIPAIAVCLLVTWILSRGTKAFGRFELVAVAIKVVLILFIIGLGVFYIDTNNYNPFMPSGFGPVLAGSATVFFAVFGYDAMSTAAEEATDGKKHMPKAIILSLIIAMLLYVAATLVLTGMQNYKDIDPKAGFASAFTSVGLPVIATIISVFAVLSILTVMLTFLLGVTRVWFSMSRDGLLPGWFSKTDRHGTPQRVTWIAGVASALLAGVFPIKAVADLTNIGILAAFVVVCLSVIIFRYKKPDAPRTFRLPFMPVVPLFGMLASAFLMTQLHWETWLRFVVWLIVGLAIYFFYGRKNSLMNPNSPRHEEAVEMHRHLP; via the coding sequence ATGAGCACAAAAGACATAAGTCAGTCGATCATGCGGCGCAAGCCTATCGATGACATCGAAGAAGAAAACAAGCACAGCGGACTGTTCAAATCCCTCGGGCTTTGGCAGTTGACCGCCATCGGCGTCGGCGGCATCATCGGCGTCGGCATCTTTTCCCTCGCCGGGCTGGTGGCCGCAGGCAGCAAGGATACGCCGGGTGTGGGGCCCGCGGTGTTGATTTCCTTCCTGGTGGCCGGCCTGGCGTCCGCCGCGGCTGCCCTTTCCTACGCGGAGTTTGCAGGCATGATCCCGCGTGCGGGCTCCGCCTACACCTACGGTTACGTTGCCCTGGGTGAAGTGATCGGCTGGTTCATTGGCTGGGACCTGCTCCTCGAATACATTGCCATCGTTGCCGTGGTGGCCATCGGCATTTCGGGGTACTTTGACGCCTTCCTGTCCGGCATAGGCATCCATATGCCGGTGTGGATGACCTCGACGCCGGACGAGGGCAAGGGCGGAATCGTCAACATCCCGGCTATCGCAGTCTGCCTCCTGGTGACGTGGATCCTGTCCAGGGGCACCAAGGCATTTGGCAGGTTCGAGCTGGTGGCGGTGGCCATCAAGGTCGTCCTGATCCTGTTCATCATCGGCCTTGGCGTCTTCTATATCGACACCAACAACTACAACCCGTTCATGCCCAGCGGGTTCGGCCCGGTCCTCGCCGGCTCCGCAACCGTCTTCTTTGCCGTGTTCGGCTACGACGCCATGAGCACCGCCGCGGAAGAGGCCACGGACGGCAAGAAGCACATGCCCAAGGCCATCATCCTGTCCCTGATCATCGCCATGCTGCTCTATGTGGCAGCCACCCTGGTCCTGACCGGCATGCAGAACTACAAGGACATCGATCCGAAAGCCGGCTTCGCCTCGGCCTTCACCAGCGTGGGCCTGCCGGTCATTGCCACCATCATCTCGGTGTTCGCGGTCCTGTCCATCCTCACCGTGATGCTGACCTTCCTCCTCGGCGTGACCCGTGTCTGGTTCTCCATGAGCCGCGACGGCCTGCTCCCCGGCTGGTTCTCCAAGACCGACCGCCACGGCACCCCGCAGCGTGTCACCTGGATCGCGGGCGTGGCTTCGGCGCTGCTGGCCGGCGTTTTCCCGATCAAGGCCGTGGCCGACCTGACGAACATCGGCATCCTGGCCGCGTTCGTCGTCGTCTGCCTCTCGGTGATCATCTTCCGCTACAAGAAGCCCGACGCCCCGCGAACGTTCCGCCTGCCGTTCATGCCGGTGGTTCCGTTGTTCGGCATGCTCGCCTCGGCGTTCCTCATGACCCAGCTGCACTGGGAGACCTGGCTGCGGTTCGTCGTGTGGCTGATCGTGGGACTGGCCATCTACTTCTTCTACGGCCGGAAAAACTCGCTAATGAACCCCAACAGCCCGCGCCACGAGGAAGCCGTGGAAATGCACCGCCACCTGCCCTGA
- a CDS encoding LysR substrate-binding domain-containing protein, translated as MLDVRRLRLLRELKIRGTLAEVAEALQYSPSSVSQQLALLEKEVGVELLRKTGRRVQLTPQAEVLVAHTAQLLETLEQAEADLAASLTTVTGTVRIAVFQSAALALMPGTLTRMTAEYPEVRIEMTQREPETALHETWARDFDLVIAEQYPGHAAPRYPELDRVKLTTDAIRLAVPPASDGGAAIRSIEDTADLPWVMEPRGAASRHWAEQACRSAGFEPDVRFETADLQAQIRLIESGNAVALMPDLVWTGRGTTARLLELPGDPHRTIFTSVRRSSAQRPAILAARQTLAATAASVSGPPER; from the coding sequence ATGCTCGATGTCCGGCGCCTCAGGCTGCTCCGTGAACTGAAGATCCGGGGAACCCTGGCAGAGGTCGCGGAGGCACTGCAGTACAGCCCGTCGTCAGTCTCGCAGCAGCTGGCCCTGCTCGAAAAGGAAGTCGGAGTGGAACTGCTCCGGAAAACCGGACGCCGCGTCCAGCTGACACCGCAGGCCGAAGTCCTGGTGGCGCACACCGCCCAGCTGCTCGAGACGCTGGAACAGGCCGAAGCGGACCTGGCGGCCTCGCTGACCACCGTCACGGGAACGGTGCGGATCGCCGTTTTCCAGTCCGCGGCGCTGGCGCTGATGCCGGGCACCCTGACCCGGATGACGGCGGAGTACCCCGAGGTGCGGATCGAGATGACCCAGCGGGAGCCGGAAACCGCCCTGCACGAGACCTGGGCACGCGACTTCGACCTGGTGATTGCCGAGCAGTATCCGGGCCACGCCGCGCCCAGGTACCCGGAACTGGACCGGGTCAAACTGACCACCGATGCCATCCGGCTCGCCGTTCCGCCGGCGTCCGACGGCGGGGCCGCCATCCGGTCGATCGAGGACACCGCGGACCTGCCGTGGGTCATGGAACCCCGCGGCGCCGCATCACGTCACTGGGCGGAGCAGGCATGCAGAAGTGCCGGGTTCGAGCCCGACGTCCGCTTCGAAACCGCCGATCTGCAGGCGCAGATCCGGCTGATCGAGTCGGGGAATGCCGTCGCCCTGATGCCGGACCTCGTCTGGACCGGCCGCGGCACCACCGCCCGGCTGCTGGAACTGCCCGGCGACCCGCACCGCACCATTTTCACCTCGGTGCGGCGCTCCAGCGCCCAGCGGCCCGCCATCCTTGCCGCCCGCCAGACGCTCGCCGCCACGGCCGCGTCAGTCAGCGGACCGCCGGAGCGGTGA
- the panD gene encoding aspartate 1-decarboxylase, translating into MNRTMFKSKIHRATVTHADLHYVGSVTVDLDLLEAADILPGELVAIVDVTNGARLETYTIAGERGSGVIGINGAAAHLMHENDIVILITYAQMTSEEAAAYDPKVVHVDQDNRIVQIGNDPAEGHTPGLMRPPHALNNAVL; encoded by the coding sequence ATGAATCGCACAATGTTCAAGTCCAAAATCCACCGGGCCACCGTCACGCATGCTGACCTCCACTACGTAGGTTCGGTCACCGTTGACCTGGACCTCCTTGAGGCCGCCGATATCCTCCCGGGCGAGCTCGTGGCCATTGTGGACGTTACGAACGGTGCGCGCCTGGAGACTTACACGATTGCCGGCGAGCGCGGCTCAGGCGTGATCGGCATCAACGGGGCGGCGGCGCACCTGATGCACGAGAACGACATCGTCATCCTGATCACGTATGCCCAGATGACCTCGGAAGAGGCTGCGGCGTACGACCCCAAGGTTGTCCACGTGGACCAGGACAACAGGATCGTCCAGATCGGCAACGACCCCGCCGAGGGTCACACCCCGGGCCTGATGCGCCCGCCGCATGCCCTGAATAACGCCGTCCTGTAG
- a CDS encoding AEC family transporter produces the protein MVGVLQGFFVVWFIILVGWFVGRQRILGENARQVLSALTFFVASPALLFETLSKAELREVFAEPLLVTAVAALCSALVFFGIVKFVLKRALPEALMSSMAASLANSANLGIPIAVYVLGDASYVAPLLIFQLAFFTPLFLMILDASTSSHRTTVGGFILMILRNPMIVGSALGLLVAGMNWQVPALVMEPIHLIGGAAIPAMLIAFGMSLHGSRPLQAAAERRLDTILASAFKLVVQPAMAYLFARFALGLDGHPLFAVVVVSSLPTAQNVFVAASRYSTGLTVAKDTVLITTVVAVPAMIGVALLLN, from the coding sequence GTGGTAGGGGTGCTGCAGGGCTTTTTTGTGGTGTGGTTCATCATCCTGGTGGGCTGGTTTGTTGGCCGGCAACGGATCCTTGGCGAGAACGCCCGCCAGGTCCTGAGCGCCCTGACCTTCTTCGTGGCCAGCCCGGCCCTCCTGTTCGAGACCCTGAGCAAGGCCGAGCTGCGGGAAGTCTTCGCCGAGCCGCTGCTGGTGACCGCGGTGGCGGCCCTCTGCAGCGCCCTGGTGTTCTTCGGGATCGTGAAGTTCGTCCTGAAGCGTGCCCTGCCGGAGGCGCTGATGTCCTCCATGGCGGCGTCCCTGGCGAACTCGGCGAACCTGGGCATCCCCATTGCCGTCTATGTCCTGGGCGACGCCAGTTACGTGGCGCCGCTGCTGATCTTTCAGCTGGCTTTCTTCACCCCGCTGTTCCTGATGATCCTGGATGCCAGCACCAGCAGCCACCGCACCACGGTTGGGGGTTTTATCCTCATGATCCTGCGGAACCCCATGATTGTGGGGTCGGCGCTGGGGCTGTTGGTGGCCGGGATGAACTGGCAGGTGCCGGCCCTGGTCATGGAGCCCATCCACCTGATCGGCGGTGCGGCCATCCCTGCCATGCTGATTGCTTTCGGCATGAGCCTCCACGGCAGCCGGCCCCTGCAGGCCGCGGCCGAACGACGGCTGGACACCATCCTGGCCAGTGCCTTTAAGCTGGTGGTGCAACCGGCCATGGCCTACCTTTTTGCCCGCTTTGCGCTGGGGCTGGACGGGCACCCCCTGTTCGCGGTGGTGGTGGTTTCTTCCCTTCCCACGGCGCAGAACGTTTTTGTTGCCGCCAGCCGCTACTCCACGGGCCTCACGGTGGCCAAGGACACGGTCCTGATCACCACGGTGGTGGCCGTGCCGGCCATGATTGGCGTAGCCCTGCTGCTGAACTGA
- a CDS encoding FAD-dependent oxidoreductase produces MGTILDTVVIGGGAMGSAAAWALARRGRQVTLLEQFGPGHHNGASHGSTRNLNPGYHRPEYVAMLAEALALWDELEQDSGERLLTRTGIVNHGPDPRLPLVQAALTEAGIRAESLRPDEAAERWRGIRFDQQVLYMPDGGQLNPEAALPAFQRLAAARGAEIRHHTRVVELEIMVDGVRLTVEAGGTGGTTEVVTAGQAVVTAGAWTAKLLARAAGSGTVRLPRLTVTQEQPAHFRVADEQAVWPGFNHTPGSGPDYRNWYSPVYGMQTPGEGIKAGWHGVGPVVDPDRRSFLPEPVQLAALQDYARTWLPGVDADSLEAISCTYTTTPDEDFILDRIGPLVIGAGFSGHGFKFTPVVGRILADLATGTRPAPQIFSASR; encoded by the coding sequence ATGGGAACAATACTGGACACCGTTGTGATTGGCGGCGGAGCGATGGGCTCCGCCGCCGCCTGGGCGTTGGCCCGCCGCGGCCGGCAGGTCACGTTGCTGGAACAGTTCGGACCGGGGCACCACAACGGGGCGTCACACGGCAGCACCCGGAACCTGAACCCGGGCTACCACCGGCCGGAGTACGTGGCCATGCTCGCCGAAGCATTGGCCCTTTGGGATGAACTGGAGCAGGACAGCGGCGAGCGGCTGCTCACCCGGACGGGGATCGTCAACCATGGTCCTGATCCGCGGCTCCCGCTGGTGCAGGCGGCACTGACCGAGGCAGGCATCCGGGCCGAGTCGCTCCGCCCCGACGAGGCCGCCGAGCGGTGGCGCGGCATCCGCTTTGACCAGCAGGTGCTCTACATGCCCGACGGCGGCCAGCTGAACCCTGAGGCGGCGCTCCCCGCCTTCCAGCGGCTCGCCGCGGCCCGCGGCGCCGAGATCCGGCATCACACCAGGGTAGTGGAGCTGGAAATCATGGTCGACGGCGTCCGGCTCACCGTGGAGGCCGGCGGGACAGGCGGGACCACCGAGGTGGTCACCGCCGGGCAGGCAGTGGTGACCGCCGGCGCCTGGACCGCGAAACTGCTGGCCAGGGCGGCGGGCAGCGGCACGGTGCGCCTCCCCCGGCTCACCGTGACCCAGGAACAGCCGGCGCATTTCCGTGTTGCCGACGAACAGGCTGTGTGGCCCGGCTTCAACCACACTCCCGGGTCCGGGCCGGACTACAGGAACTGGTATTCACCGGTGTACGGGATGCAGACGCCGGGCGAGGGCATCAAGGCCGGCTGGCACGGTGTGGGCCCGGTGGTGGATCCGGACAGGCGGTCCTTCCTCCCGGAACCCGTCCAGCTCGCGGCGCTGCAGGACTATGCCCGGACGTGGCTGCCCGGCGTCGACGCTGATTCCCTTGAGGCCATCAGCTGCACATACACCACCACCCCGGACGAGGACTTCATCCTGGACCGGATCGGCCCCCTCGTGATCGGCGCGGGCTTTTCCGGGCACGGCTTCAAGTTCACCCCGGTGGTGGGGCGGATCCTCGCGGACCTGGCCACGGGCACCCGCCCCGCACCGCAGATCTTCTCCGCGTCGCGCTGA